One window from the genome of Dyella sp. A6 encodes:
- a CDS encoding MATE family efflux transporter: MTSIFSDRTRMVREIGATVRLALPLMLAQLAAIGSNVIDAMLSGHYSAHVLGAVAIGASIWSLVVVSGIGVMMSVPPSVSQLDGAGRRHEIGAVFRQALWLALTLGWLLWFAVRHAEPLIQLIGVTPTLDVSVNEFLHAISWGAPALTCYFALRGLSEGLSLTRPSMYFSFGGLFLLVPLGYVFMFGKLGLAPQGARGCGIATAIALWLEMLGFATYVLCHRNYRGLGLLDRFEWPRWKPIGHLLHIGLPMAVTLLAEAGLFVATALLIGRLGEDVVASHQVALNVASVFFMIPLGLAMATTVRVGHAVGRGDPMGVRYAGFCGIGLTLVSQLLSAGLMLGAPHFIASLYTHDERVIGLASRLLVLAGLFQFSDGIQVVSNGALRGLKDTRVPMAITLFAYWGVGMPVGWWLAFRHGLGARGMWMGLIAGLTVAAVLLFTRFWRSSRHPHFVGESRLDELPSIPPLP, encoded by the coding sequence ATGACCTCCATTTTTTCCGATCGTACCCGCATGGTGCGCGAGATCGGCGCCACCGTGCGCCTCGCGCTTCCGTTGATGCTGGCCCAGCTTGCCGCGATCGGCAGCAACGTGATCGATGCGATGCTGTCCGGCCACTACAGTGCGCATGTGCTGGGCGCGGTGGCGATCGGTGCCAGCATCTGGTCGCTGGTAGTGGTCAGCGGTATCGGCGTGATGATGTCGGTGCCGCCGTCGGTGTCCCAGCTGGATGGTGCGGGGCGGCGACACGAGATCGGCGCGGTATTCCGTCAGGCGCTGTGGCTGGCGCTGACGCTGGGTTGGCTGCTGTGGTTCGCGGTGCGACATGCCGAACCGCTGATCCAGCTGATCGGGGTGACGCCAACGCTAGACGTGTCGGTGAACGAGTTCCTGCATGCGATCAGCTGGGGAGCGCCGGCGCTGACCTGCTATTTCGCTCTGCGCGGCCTGTCCGAGGGACTCTCGCTGACGCGGCCGTCGATGTACTTCAGCTTCGGCGGGTTGTTCCTGCTGGTGCCGCTGGGTTACGTGTTCATGTTCGGCAAGCTGGGGCTGGCGCCGCAGGGTGCGCGCGGATGCGGCATCGCGACGGCCATCGCGTTGTGGCTGGAAATGCTCGGCTTCGCCACCTATGTGCTGTGCCATCGCAATTACCGCGGACTGGGTCTGCTGGACCGGTTCGAGTGGCCGCGCTGGAAGCCGATCGGTCATCTGCTGCATATCGGCCTGCCGATGGCGGTGACCCTGCTGGCCGAAGCGGGGCTGTTCGTGGCCACGGCGCTGCTGATCGGGCGGCTGGGCGAAGACGTGGTGGCTAGCCATCAGGTGGCCCTGAACGTGGCCTCGGTATTCTTCATGATTCCGCTGGGCCTGGCGATGGCGACGACCGTGCGGGTGGGGCATGCGGTCGGGCGGGGTGATCCGATGGGGGTGCGCTATGCGGGTTTCTGCGGCATCGGCCTGACCCTGGTTTCACAACTTTTGTCGGCCGGCCTGATGCTGGGCGCGCCCCACTTCATCGCGTCGCTGTACACCCACGACGAACGGGTGATCGGGCTGGCCTCGCGGCTGCTGGTGCTGGCGGGCCTGTTCCAGTTCTCCGACGGCATCCAGGTGGTCTCGAACGGCGCCCTGCGCGGGCTGAAGGATACCCGCGTGCCGATGGCGATCACCTTGTTCGCCTACTGGGGTGTGGGCATGCCGGTGGGCTGGTGGCTGGCTTTCCGTCACGGCCTGGGCGCGCGCGGCATGTGGATGGGCCTGATCGCCGGATTGACCGTGGCGGCCGTGCTGCTGTTCACCCGCTTCTGGCGCAGCTCACGGCATCCGCACTTCGTCGGCGAAAGCCGCCTGGACGAACTGCCCAGCATTCCGCCCTTGCCCTGA
- a CDS encoding DUF3667 domain-containing protein: MMEPTTIEGLHCANCGELLKGEFCHHCGQSVHSVLKPVHHTAEEIVETVLHVDSRILHTLPALFLKPGFLTLEYFAGRRVRYIAPFRLMFVLCLLTFFVLHLVTNEKISRTFEQRQTTVLLDHGQAFAQASNADDVRSILQNKLDALNAVQTFGDSSTFAQAAKAKQQLLEAANRRLAELHAPPLPPSSVAAEGHQTSSFDHPIKPIQIGWLPGFANQRLTSMLQHLRDNWHTYQHGDPVSSEAAKERMISGVFGKLPGAMLVLVPVFALLLKLFYLFKRRLYMEHLIVALHSHAFLFLWLLLCTLLALLAGWLEPHAAWTAYPFNWLERILVLWAPVYLLLMQKRIYRQGWLMTVVKYWFIGWLYFWLLLVVLLVAGALGIAH, encoded by the coding sequence ATGATGGAGCCGACGACGATCGAGGGTCTGCACTGCGCCAACTGCGGCGAGTTGCTCAAGGGCGAGTTCTGCCATCACTGCGGGCAGTCCGTGCACAGCGTGCTCAAGCCGGTGCACCACACCGCCGAGGAGATCGTCGAGACAGTGCTGCACGTCGACAGCCGCATCTTGCACACGCTGCCCGCACTGTTCCTGAAACCCGGCTTCCTCACACTCGAATACTTCGCCGGCCGGCGGGTACGCTACATCGCGCCGTTCCGGCTGATGTTCGTACTGTGCCTGCTGACCTTCTTCGTGCTGCATCTGGTCACCAACGAGAAAATATCGCGGACCTTCGAACAGCGGCAGACGACCGTATTGCTCGACCATGGCCAGGCGTTCGCACAGGCCAGCAATGCCGACGACGTCCGCAGCATCCTGCAGAACAAGCTCGACGCACTGAATGCCGTGCAGACTTTCGGCGACAGCAGCACATTCGCGCAGGCCGCCAAGGCCAAGCAACAGCTGCTGGAGGCCGCCAACCGGCGATTGGCCGAACTGCACGCTCCGCCCCTGCCGCCGTCTTCCGTTGCCGCGGAAGGACACCAGACATCATCGTTCGACCATCCGATCAAGCCGATCCAGATCGGCTGGCTGCCCGGCTTCGCCAATCAGCGTCTGACGTCCATGCTGCAGCACCTCAGGGACAACTGGCACACCTATCAGCACGGCGATCCCGTCAGCAGCGAGGCCGCCAAGGAGCGCATGATCAGCGGCGTGTTCGGCAAACTGCCTGGTGCCATGCTGGTGCTGGTGCCGGTATTCGCCTTGCTGCTGAAGCTCTTCTATCTGTTCAAGCGCCGGCTGTACATGGAGCACCTGATCGTGGCCCTGCACAGCCACGCGTTTCTGTTCCTGTGGCTCTTGCTGTGTACCCTGCTGGCCCTTCTGGCAGGTTGGCTGGAGCCGCATGCCGCCTGGACGGCCTACCCGTTCAACTGGCTAGAACGCATCCTGGTGCTATGGGCCCCCGTCTATCTGCTGCTGATGCAGAAGCGGATCTACCGGCAAGGCTGGTTGATGACCGTCGTGAAGTACTGGTTCATCGGCTGGCTTTATTTCTGGTTGTTGCTGGTCGTGCTCCTGGTCGCCGGAGCACTTGGCATCGCGCACTGA